From the genome of Monomorium pharaonis isolate MP-MQ-018 chromosome 1, ASM1337386v2, whole genome shotgun sequence:
CCACGTCTGGTGAAAGTAATGAGAGATCAAGCTGGCAAGTTGGCGCATACTTCGAGAGCCTTTTACTCAGAACCTCAAGGCGAATTGGGAGAATATCTGACAAAACTCCTGGGATGGGATCGGTTTTTACCTATGAACACAGGTACGAGCTCTTTAAGATAGAagataaaagagaaaacaagcactttttctctctttacaGGTGTCGAAGGTGGTGACACGGCCATAAAAATGGCCAGACGCTGGGGATATAGAGTGAAAAAGGTGCCAAACGGCAAGGCTACCGTTGTGTTCGCCAATGGGAACTTTTGGGGCCGTTCATTAGCGGCCTTATCGGCATCGACGGATCCAAATTGCTACACAGATTTTGGCCCGTACATGCCCCTTTTCGAGAAAGTGCCATACAACGATCCGGTTGCACTGGAACAAAAGTTCCAGGAAAATCCTAATATCTGCGCTTTCATGATGGAACCCATTCAAGGAGAAGCCGGCGTCGTTGTGCCGACTGTGAGtcaatacaaaaatactcgacatcgtaaatattatgcaaatattaCTGCAAAATGATTTTTGGGAAAACACACttttttgctataaaaaatCGCGCAGAGTTCTTCCTTTGTATCGATATTGAATTGTATCAAAATTGAATACAATTCTTTTACTTTCCGTTTAGGATGGTTATCTAAAACGTGTGAGAGAATTGTGTACAAAATACAATGTTCTATGGATCGCCGATGAAGTGCAGACTGGTCTTGGAAGAACTGGTACACGTCTAGCAATTGATCATGAAGGCTACAGGCCagatattcttattttagGAAAAGCACTTTCTGGCGGGATGTATCCGGTTTCCGGTGTCCTGGCGGATGATAAGGTattcgtaaaattttcaactattaaaataattcaatatcgGCTATTCTAGACgttccttaattttttaacaataatcttataaattaaaatttatgtaatttataaaatattttaattatcgtgAAAATTCCTTATATTAAGTTGTGTTGAATTTTCACGTACGCGATAACGTGATATCTACCGGTATACAGCTCAAAATAAATCGATATTAAACTTGCCTTGTACGATAAGACTGTTTAATCCAAATAGCTCGTCTCTTTCTAGATAATGCTCTGTTTGGAAACGGGTTCGCATGGAAGCACCTTCGGTGGGAGTCCGCTTGGAAACAGAGTCGCTTTGGAGGCGGTTAAAATTCTAGAGGAGGAGAATCTCGCGGCGAACGCGAAGAAGCTCGGGAAAATTCTAAAGGAAGAACTGGAAAAGCTGCCGAAGGACATTGTGACGGAATTCCGTGGACGTGGACTTTTGACCGGTCTTATGATAAACAAAGGTATCAATAGTCATAAATGAATCAATGATTTAGCTATATCGCTGATAAATTGTGAGCTAATTAAAAACTCGTGTGatataaacaaagataaaatactTGTTGCTgcacgttaaaattaaatcacatttcaaattaaattattttttgcaaattgtgTGACTTTATCTCtcttattcattaataataatgtgtaaCAGGTTTAATGGATACAAAGAAACCGTCTGTCAAATAACATttctacattattaataagaaatattaaatctttttatttttttatttttttttatataacattcaaCGTGACTTTTACAGAATTCGCCGAAGGTTGGGACATCTGTCTAAAATTGAGAGACGCTGGATTGCTATCTAGACCCGCGCATGGTCAAATCATCAGAATATCACCTCCATTGACGATTACGGAGGAACAATTACGAGAAGGAATAAACATTCTCACTACAGTtctcaaaaattacaaatgaagaatttcaaatttaccaaaattgtataaatttttttataatgaaataaattacttttattaccggttattgtaaaaaaagatttaaactCTTAAATTTTGAGTTTAAAATTCTGAGATTTCTTGAAGATACATAAAGATgacaaaaactaaataaaaataaaacagctAATAATAATCACGCGCAAAATCTTGTAATTATGAAACATGTATTTGcaagatctctctctctctctctctctctctctctctctctctctctctctctctctctctctctctctctctctctctctctctctctctctcaaactATCAttcatatgtttatatattgatATGTACAAATTCAAATCTAtcagatataaattatatatgcgaTTCGTTGTGCTTCTTTAAATGTCTCGTTAGACTAAAAGACTGCGAAAACATTTGGTTACACTGATTGCACTTATAAGTCTTTGAACCggtatgtaaatttaaatgccGTTTCAAATGATTGGCCAGCTTGAATTTCTTTCCGCATAATCGACATTGATGCTGCCTCAACGTACCGTGCGAAGCCTCGTGACTTTTAAGGTGGCTCGATTGCGCGAATCTCTTGCTACATAGCTTACATGCGAAAGGTTTCACCTTAGTGTGTATTCGTAAATGCTCGACCAGATTGCCCTTCTGCACGAAGCGCTTGTCGCAATACTCGCACTTATGCACCCTCGATGTCTTGTGTGTTCGCAAGTGcatttttagattataattatgaCTAAACTTTTTATCACAAATCTCGCATTGCACTAAACCTCTTCCCGTATGAAGTCTTTCATGAGctttcaaattctttaaaagacGAAAACGTTTGTTACAAGTAGCGCATTCGTAGTCCTTATTTTGTGGAGtattatcacttttattaTGGACTTTTATATGCTCCTCCAAATATGACGgatatggaaatattttatcacataCTTTACATTGATGTACGTTAGTTTTGGTGTGCAATCTCATATGTGCACTGAGTTTGCTCTTCGATGCATAACTCTTGCCGCAACTCGGACATTTAAACGGTTGCTGGCCAGAGTGAGACAACCGATGAGCAAATAACTTggatttttgtgaaaattgtTTTGAGCATACCTCACACTGATGCTTCTTGGCGTGAATGTCTTCTGTGGTTTTTATGTCAAGAGGCTGCTTGTAATTATCATCGCTCGCACATCCGTGATATTCAATCGCGAGCTGTCTGTCCTTCCCAGGCGATTTCATAAATCTCAAGTTTTCGGTAATCGACACATCATTCTCGGAATGCATCGTTACGTTTGGCATGCGTTCCGAACTGCTTTCCTGAACGCCTTCGAGATCGATGTTCTCCGGGAAGTTTATATTCTGCATCCCGTCGTCCACAGTGGATCTCTGGTACGACAAGTTCTGAATGGGATTATCGACAGAATGAATCGATCTTTCATAGCTCAAGTTTTGTGGTATATGATTGGAGTTTTCACAAATCTCTATGTTTTCATTGTCACACGATATGTCGACGCTCTCTGTGCTGTGCGTTATATTGTGACTTATTAATTGTCTCCTGTTGGTAAAAGTGTGATTGCACAGAGTACAATGCAAGGCACAAGCAGCTCGACTCGAACTCTCTTCATTTGGCAATACGGTGTGCATCATATTTGGCCTAGCTAATGGAGATAATTGCGCATTTGGAATATTATCGTTTGTAAAGTTTGAACTGACGTGAGTGAAATTAAGATATGGATTCTGAGACTCCACAATATGCATATGCTGCATAGGTATGTTGTCCTGAATGAAAGGCAAATGCAGTCGATTGTGGGCGCAAAACTCCTGGTAATTCATAAACACTGCGCCACATTCCACGCATTTTAGCGTCTTATGAGAATTTTGTACCGGCACGAATCCTTGACTCTGCTGATTTTGATAGAGTTTGCAACCGGAAACGGTAGTGCATGACGTCAATCGAGATACCTATGTTTGAATATATTCTCAACTATAACATGTAAAAAAgatgaacaaaataatatgaacACTTGAGAAACATACtacttgttttattaataagaggCACACTATTTAAActcgttattatttatatttattttattctattcaaTGTTTGACTTGCAATATTTTGTTCcgtttcaatttattttttatcatactcATAAAACATCCGCGCGTTATAGTCTATTTTATCTAACGTTTATTTCTGCTTTTGAATaagcagaaataaaatattgaaatgtcTTAACAATCTTAAACCTCTTAATTCTAtgtgaatttcaaaattaatttatctttttatcaaatattataatcgttGTTACATATTATGAATTGCATTCATGACTGGTTATTTACTCTTGGACAACTGTTGATTCTGAGATaaattttctccttttttattagatttaacATCTTCATTGTTTTTTACAACTATAAACTATAAACTACAAACTATAAACATTTACAATAGAAACCATATCCATCATATCCGTTTAGTAGCACGCATATCATTTCATCTAGCTATTTCTTCGTCAAGGAGTCTTCCGCGTCGAGATCAACAGTATTGCACATCTTTGTATCATAACCATTGTAAACAGGTCGATAAAAATAGTTCGAAACAAGACCCAAAacattcaatatattatagtttaaacatttaattggtattaatttattttgatgcaTTGTATATCGCGCTTAACTCATATTCGCcacttttttttcccttcaatatcttttaattaagatattttgcttaaaaaattgtataaaattagtgattattaaagtattttattgcTCTGTTCCAAttctgtattaaaaataaatagtagtCCAAGCTCTTATTGATAACAACAAACCAATAcaacaatttaacaaaattaatataacaaaaaataatatatttctcaaaaatgtTCACATTCTTTTGTCTTCTTTTGTCGCCAGTATTGCcagagaaaatgtaaaatttctttaccTTCAACGCCGCTTGTCTCAAAGCCCTGTCTGCAGCGCGACATTGCTCTCGATATAAAAGGGCTGATTCCGCTCTGGTGACGCAACGATCGCACATCTTTTCGGGCAAGCCGTCTCCCTGCCAGACCTACGAGTGTTCACACAAAGTGCAATGTAAACTTAATCTTCAACACTTATATTAACCTTCCATCTACAATCTGGATTTTTTCGTCCAATGCAAATATTTTCCTGTTCtaagttttcaaaaaatttggaaaaatttggaattatttttttaatatctctattATGCAGAtcgtttcagaaataaatgaCCAAACTTTAAGAGTACATTTTATCTACCataaggataaaaaaaaatatatatatattagtccAAAAACACATTCTTCTCAAATTgaacactttttatttacaacagACTAATAAAAACGCTtaaaaaaaggttaaaaatgattttctttCCCATTAATGCATGTCTTACCAATGTTTCATgaattgtcaaaaatatttgtcgaAAATTgtcagaatatttttcttttatattttgtctcataaaatgtaatacaattttgcaatatttctataGCAATAACAGAAACATCATAACGAGTCTTAACCCTAGAACTCCACTCAGAGATGCAGCACATtccaagtaatttttaaaacaacggcccttcaaaaattttcaaatttttaatcatgttttccacaagaaaaaatttataattaagttaatacAAGCAGccacttttttcaaaatttttacgtaatttttaaaaaatgtttgaacaatgaaaattaagaaaatgagAATGGATTAAAGTATTGGGGTGTGTAAAATTCTAGAGTGgcatttttgttttgtatagATAATGTAGGGTCCTAGGGTTAAAATGTCCTATAAGTAAAAATccaaagaatttaaatatcaaacatACAAACTATGTTTAGTAAAAATGGTAAATGGTTCTCATTTGCCAttacatgatattattactAAGAAATTTCTCGATAAACAAAGACTATTTATATCTTGGAAAGAAAACATTCCATACATATTCATATGActttttttgttcttacaaTAGATAGAATATGTTCAGCCACCGATTTCTGAAATA
Proteins encoded in this window:
- the LOC105832518 gene encoding ornithine aminotransferase, mitochondrial; this translates as MAIQFVRQRFSSIVRESGKIRFLSSQQAIDRDNKYGGIHFKPLPVVLSRGEGVYLWDINGKRYLDFLAGFSTVNQGHCHPRLVKVMRDQAGKLAHTSRAFYSEPQGELGEYLTKLLGWDRFLPMNTGVEGGDTAIKMARRWGYRVKKVPNGKATVVFANGNFWGRSLAALSASTDPNCYTDFGPYMPLFEKVPYNDPVALEQKFQENPNICAFMMEPIQGEAGVVVPTDGYLKRVRELCTKYNVLWIADEVQTGLGRTGTRLAIDHEGYRPDILILGKALSGGMYPVSGVLADDKIMLCLETGSHGSTFGGSPLGNRVALEAVKILEEENLAANAKKLGKILKEELEKLPKDIVTEFRGRGLLTGLMINKEFAEGWDICLKLRDAGLLSRPAHGQIIRISPPLTITEEQLREGINILTTVLKNYK
- the LOC105832520 gene encoding zinc finger protein 808, giving the protein MFIVTKEIDSENISKLCRTCLREDGDKMICLFVGPAGSSLAAKLRSLSCLEVWQGDGLPEKMCDRCVTRAESALLYREQCRAADRALRQAALKVSRLTSCTTVSGCKLYQNQQSQGFVPVQNSHKTLKCVECGAVFMNYQEFCAHNRLHLPFIQDNIPMQHMHIVESQNPYLNFTHVSSNFTNDNIPNAQLSPLARPNMMHTVLPNEESSSRAACALHCTLCNHTFTNRRQLISHNITHSTESVDISCDNENIEICENSNHIPQNLSYERSIHSVDNPIQNLSYQRSTVDDGMQNINFPENIDLEGVQESSSERMPNVTMHSENDVSITENLRFMKSPGKDRQLAIEYHGCASDDNYKQPLDIKTTEDIHAKKHQCEVCSKQFSQKSKLFAHRLSHSGQQPFKCPSCGKSYASKSKLSAHMRLHTKTNVHQCKVCDKIFPYPSYLEEHIKVHNKSDNTPQNKDYECATCNKRFRLLKNLKAHERLHTGRGLVQCEICDKKFSHNYNLKMHLRTHKTSRVHKCEYCDKRFVQKGNLVEHLRIHTKVKPFACKLCSKRFAQSSHLKSHEASHGTLRQHQCRLCGKKFKLANHLKRHLNLHTGSKTYKCNQCNQMFSQSFSLTRHLKKHNESHI